The Flavobacterium psychrophilum genome includes a region encoding these proteins:
- a CDS encoding RND transporter: MKTYNIYLLFTAVLILTGCKVSKDIETPQPELPQAYRNATASTDTTSVASIEWKQFFPDANLQELIGKAVTNNYDMQTAIKNIESAQLQLRQTKWNNVPQLSMGVTANTSIPSQNSLNGISLANFLNTSHIEDYNAGGSLSWEADIWGKLRGRKKEALALYLKTEEARKLVQTNIVASVAQGYYNLLMLDAQLAIAKKNLELNENTVRIVKMQFGSGQVTTLAVQQTEAQRLRAAQIVPQLEKEVTIQENALSILTGALPAEIVRNTTLDLTPLHTQLSAGVPSSIVSQRPDVKGTEYELAAANARVGVTKASMYPALNITAQGGVNSFKSDNWFNMPASLFGMVAGSLTQPLLQRRQLRTQYEVAKVEREKAVIAFRQSVLIAVGEVSDALVRVEKLKQEQEFAAERVANLQKATTNADMLFKSGMANYLEVITAQSNVLQSELDLAALKRDQLNAVAQLYRSLGGGWR, encoded by the coding sequence ATGAAAACGTATAATATTTATCTTCTCTTTACAGCAGTCCTGATACTTACAGGTTGTAAAGTGTCTAAAGATATAGAAACACCGCAGCCGGAACTTCCGCAGGCATACAGAAATGCCACTGCAAGTACCGATACTACAAGTGTTGCATCGATAGAATGGAAACAGTTCTTTCCCGATGCTAACCTTCAGGAGCTTATCGGTAAGGCCGTAACTAATAATTACGACATGCAGACGGCGATTAAAAACATTGAATCGGCACAGCTTCAGCTAAGGCAAACAAAATGGAATAACGTTCCGCAGCTTAGTATGGGCGTCACGGCAAATACCAGTATTCCGTCACAAAATAGCTTAAACGGTATAAGCCTCGCCAACTTTCTAAACACAAGCCATATAGAGGATTACAACGCGGGAGGTTCACTTTCGTGGGAAGCCGATATCTGGGGGAAATTGAGAGGACGTAAAAAAGAGGCTTTAGCCCTTTATTTAAAAACAGAAGAAGCCAGGAAACTGGTTCAGACCAATATTGTAGCTTCTGTAGCGCAGGGATACTACAATCTTTTAATGCTTGATGCCCAATTGGCTATCGCTAAAAAGAACCTGGAGCTGAATGAAAATACAGTTCGTATTGTAAAAATGCAGTTCGGTTCGGGACAGGTAACTACATTGGCGGTACAACAAACCGAAGCACAACGCTTAAGGGCTGCTCAGATAGTACCGCAGCTTGAAAAAGAAGTTACCATTCAGGAGAATGCCCTTAGTATACTTACCGGTGCACTTCCGGCAGAAATAGTGCGCAATACAACTTTAGACCTGACACCGCTACATACGCAGTTGTCGGCAGGAGTTCCATCATCAATCGTAAGTCAGAGACCCGATGTAAAGGGTACAGAATATGAACTGGCAGCAGCCAATGCAAGGGTAGGGGTTACCAAAGCCTCAATGTACCCGGCGCTAAATATTACAGCGCAAGGCGGTGTCAATTCGTTTAAATCGGATAACTGGTTTAATATGCCAGCTTCATTATTTGGTATGGTGGCCGGTAGCCTTACACAGCCATTGTTGCAAAGAAGGCAGCTTCGTACACAGTACGAGGTAGCCAAAGTTGAGCGCGAAAAAGCAGTTATTGCCTTCAGGCAGTCGGTACTAATAGCCGTAGGCGAAGTATCAGACGCGCTGGTGAGGGTAGAAAAACTTAAACAGGAGCAGGAGTTTGCGGCGGAAAGAGTGGCCAACCTGCAAAAAGCTACAACCAATGCCGACATGCTGTTTAAAAGCGGCATGGCCAATTATCTGGAAGTGATAACAGCACAAAGCAATGTGCTGCAAAGCGAACTGGATCTGGCGGCATTAAAAAGAGACCAGCTTAACGCGGTGGCCCAGTTATACAGGTCACTCGGCGGAGGCTGGAGGTAA
- a CDS encoding ribonuclease (protein from Staphylococcus aureus has phosphodiesterase activity against 2'-3'-cAMP and 2'-3'-cGMP): MDITLIIIIGIVGAAAGFGIAKFLEKKNVSTLIKNAKKEAGSILKTAQTEAESIKKDKLLQAKEKFLELKAEHEQVILGKDKKIAEAEKRTRDKESQVSNELAKTKKVNDEAEAKIADYNARVEYLDKKQQEIDRLHKSQVDQLEVISGLSADEAKNQLVESLKAEAKTSAMSHIQDTIEEAKLTAAQEAKKIIISTIQRVGTEEAVENCVSVFNIESDDVKGRIIGREGRNIRALEAATGVEIIVDDTPEAIILSCFDPVRREIARLALHKLVTDGRIHPARIEEVVGKTAKQIEDEIIEVGKRTVIDLGIHGLHPELIKIVGRMKYRSSYGQNLLQHSREVAKLCGIMAAELGLNVKLAKRAGLLHDIGKVPDAESDLPHALLGMQWAEKYGEKEEVCNAIGAHHDEIEMKSLLSPIVQVCDAISGARPGARRQVLDSYIQRLKDLEDIAYGFQGVKSAYAIQAGRELRVIVESEKVSDDMAANLSFEISHKIQTEMTYPGQVKITVIRETRAVNIAK, from the coding sequence ATGGACATTACATTAATAATAATCATCGGGATCGTTGGGGCCGCTGCCGGATTTGGAATTGCGAAGTTCCTTGAAAAGAAAAACGTATCAACCCTGATAAAAAACGCCAAAAAAGAGGCGGGATCAATACTTAAAACGGCTCAAACTGAGGCTGAATCTATAAAGAAAGACAAATTACTGCAGGCTAAAGAAAAATTTCTTGAGCTTAAAGCAGAGCACGAACAGGTAATTTTAGGCAAAGACAAAAAGATTGCCGAAGCAGAGAAAAGAACACGTGATAAAGAATCGCAGGTATCTAATGAACTGGCTAAAACTAAAAAGGTAAACGACGAGGCAGAGGCAAAAATTGCCGATTATAATGCCCGTGTTGAATACCTTGATAAAAAACAACAGGAAATTGACAGGCTTCACAAAAGCCAGGTAGACCAGCTTGAAGTTATCTCAGGCCTTTCAGCAGATGAAGCGAAAAACCAACTTGTAGAAAGCCTTAAAGCTGAGGCTAAAACAAGTGCTATGTCTCACATTCAGGATACTATTGAAGAGGCTAAGCTTACCGCTGCACAGGAGGCTAAAAAGATCATCATCAGCACGATTCAGCGTGTTGGTACAGAGGAAGCAGTAGAAAACTGTGTATCTGTATTCAACATTGAATCTGATGACGTTAAAGGACGTATCATTGGACGTGAAGGTCGTAACATCCGTGCGCTTGAAGCTGCAACAGGTGTTGAGATCATTGTAGATGATACCCCAGAAGCTATTATCCTTTCTTGTTTTGACCCTGTAAGAAGGGAAATTGCACGCCTTGCACTACACAAACTTGTTACAGACGGTAGGATTCACCCTGCACGTATCGAAGAGGTTGTTGGTAAGACAGCAAAACAAATTGAAGACGAAATTATTGAAGTTGGTAAACGTACCGTGATCGATCTTGGTATCCACGGACTTCACCCTGAACTTATAAAAATCGTGGGAAGAATGAAGTACCGTTCTTCTTACGGACAGAACTTACTTCAACACTCGCGTGAAGTTGCTAAGCTTTGTGGTATTATGGCTGCAGAACTTGGGCTTAATGTTAAGCTTGCTAAAAGAGCCGGTTTACTTCACGATATCGGTAAAGTGCCGGATGCTGAAAGCGACCTTCCTCACGCATTATTGGGTATGCAGTGGGCTGAGAAATATGGTGAAAAAGAAGAAGTGTGCAACGCTATTGGTGCTCACCATGACGAGATAGAAATGAAGTCTTTACTATCACCTATCGTTCAGGTGTGTGATGCTATATCGGGTGCAAGACCGGGTGCAAGGAGACAGGTTCTTGACTCTTACATTCAGCGTCTTAAAGACCTTGAAGATATTGCTTACGGATTCCAGGGCGTTAAGAGTGCCTATGCTATCCAGGCAGGACGTGAGCTTCGTGTTATCGTAGAAAGCGAAAAAGTAAGCGATGATATGGCCGCTAACCTTTCTTTCGAAATCTCTCACAAGATACAGACTGAAATGACCTATCCCGGACAGGTAAAAATTACCGTAATCAGGGAAACAAGGGCAGTTAATATTGCGAAATAA
- a CDS encoding cell division protein ZapA, which translates to MDEKLKIKISVADRVYPLTVDPSQEEGLRSASKKIDTMIRQFEENYAVRDKQDVLAMCALQFAAQVEQKQLDKSANLEEALERLRKMDERANELLSK; encoded by the coding sequence ATGGACGAAAAGCTTAAAATAAAGATATCAGTTGCCGACAGGGTTTACCCATTAACAGTAGATCCGTCTCAGGAAGAAGGACTAAGAAGTGCTTCGAAAAAGATTGATACCATGATTAGGCAGTTCGAAGAAAATTATGCGGTTCGCGACAAACAGGATGTACTTGCCATGTGTGCATTACAATTTGCAGCACAGGTAGAACAAAAGCAGCTGGATAAGTCTGCTAACCTTGAAGAAGCTCTGGAAAGGCTTCGTAAAATGGATGAAAGAGCAAATGAGCTTCTCTCAAAATAA